The following proteins are encoded in a genomic region of Nocardioides renjunii:
- a CDS encoding hemolysin family protein produces the protein MDSGTWVDVLLVLAFILVGGVFAATEIALVSLRAGQVDRMESQGGRGHAVASLARDPNRFLSAVQIGVTVAGFFSAAFGASTLAPSFAPAFESLGLPAPETVSLVVTTLVVSYLSLVLGELVPKRLALQRSVGVAKMFAPPLGRFATVMTPVIWLLSLSTNLLVRLLGGNPDAAGDEVDEEELRMMISGHEDIPAGERKIVDDVFEAGDRSLSEVMRPRGDVVFLAGDLSLAEAVQVIVGEAYTRYPVTGESFDEVLGYLHLRDVLGRSDDHATTVADIVRELPVLPRTNRVLPSIDQLRSLGAHIALVVDEYGGTDGIVTLEDLMEELVGEIHDEYDRDAEIAASADPTTVDAGITIEEFRERTGVELDDGPYETVAGYVLHRLARMAERGDRVVVEGRVLEVVEVDGHRITRVRLHAPTTAAEGHEGRPGE, from the coding sequence GTGGATTCCGGCACGTGGGTGGACGTCCTGCTGGTCCTCGCCTTCATCCTCGTGGGCGGGGTCTTCGCGGCGACCGAGATCGCGCTCGTCTCGCTGCGGGCGGGCCAGGTCGACCGGATGGAGTCCCAGGGCGGTCGCGGGCACGCGGTCGCCTCGCTCGCGCGCGACCCCAACCGCTTCCTGTCGGCGGTGCAGATCGGCGTCACCGTCGCGGGCTTCTTCTCCGCCGCGTTCGGTGCCTCCACGCTCGCGCCGTCCTTCGCCCCGGCCTTCGAGAGCCTGGGCCTGCCGGCCCCGGAGACGGTGTCGCTGGTCGTGACCACCCTCGTCGTGTCCTACCTGTCACTGGTGCTCGGCGAGCTGGTGCCCAAGCGGTTGGCGCTGCAGCGCTCGGTCGGCGTGGCCAAGATGTTCGCCCCGCCGCTGGGCCGCTTCGCCACCGTGATGACCCCGGTGATCTGGCTGCTGTCGCTCTCCACCAACCTGCTGGTCCGCCTCCTCGGCGGCAACCCCGACGCCGCCGGCGACGAGGTCGACGAGGAGGAGCTGCGGATGATGATCTCCGGCCACGAGGACATCCCGGCCGGCGAGCGCAAGATCGTCGACGACGTGTTCGAGGCGGGCGACCGCTCCCTGAGCGAGGTGATGCGCCCCCGCGGCGACGTGGTGTTCCTCGCCGGCGACCTGAGCCTCGCCGAGGCGGTGCAGGTCATCGTCGGCGAGGCCTACACGCGCTACCCGGTCACCGGCGAGTCGTTCGACGAGGTGCTCGGCTATCTCCACCTGCGCGACGTGCTGGGCCGGTCCGACGACCACGCCACGACCGTCGCCGACATCGTGCGCGAGCTGCCGGTGCTGCCGCGCACCAACCGGGTGCTGCCCTCGATCGACCAGCTGCGCAGCCTCGGCGCGCACATCGCGCTGGTCGTCGACGAGTACGGCGGCACCGACGGCATCGTCACGCTCGAAGACCTTATGGAGGAGCTGGTCGGGGAGATCCACGACGAGTACGACCGCGACGCCGAGATCGCCGCGTCCGCCGATCCCACCACCGTCGATGCCGGCATCACCATCGAGGAGTTCCGCGAGAGGACCGGCGTGGAGCTCGACGACGGGCCCTACGAGACCGTGGCCGGCTACGTCCTGCACCGCCTCGCACGGATGGCCGAGAGGGGCGACCGGGTGGTGGTCGAGGGCCGCGTGCTGGAGGTCGTCGAGGTCGACGGGCACCGCATCACGCGCGTACGACTGCACGCACCCACGACGGCTGCCGAGGGGCACGAGGGACGCCCGGGGGAATAG